A window of the Palaeococcus ferrophilus DSM 13482 genome harbors these coding sequences:
- a CDS encoding SLC45 family MFS transporter: MEFKYSRIFLLGFGFFGISIIWSLYNAYIPIFLQDTFKMSRTVTGFVMTIDNLFAVLLLPFLGALSDKTRTRLGRRKPYILLGAPSAALMFALIPVAREYGSLALFMGTIIFMNFFMALFRSPVIAFMPDITPSEKRSQANGVINFMGGIGALLAYFGGKVLYDMNYAYPFFAGAAVMLLANLLVVLFVPEPEEYRVPGERINLRKLLSETSHKSFGELKENLKDVFASHERSLFFILLSIFLWFIAFNSIETFFTSYAKYHLGIEESTGAFLMGVVSLSFMLFAIPAGLIGGRIGRKKTITTGLVMVSAVMLLAYLLGEASKPGSSSLTDPVVLKFMVLFFFGGVGWALVNVNSLPMVVDMTTEEKLGGYTGLYYFFSQAANLVAPPLAGAFLDVIGYKTLLPFAVTFFILSAVTMQFVRRGDIVGVKGDALDYVPDMD, translated from the coding sequence ATGGAGTTCAAGTACAGCCGCATATTCTTGCTCGGTTTCGGTTTCTTTGGGATAAGCATCATATGGTCCCTCTACAACGCGTACATACCGATTTTCCTTCAGGATACGTTCAAAATGAGCCGCACGGTGACGGGCTTCGTCATGACCATTGACAACCTCTTCGCCGTTCTGCTCCTCCCGTTCCTGGGGGCCCTAAGCGACAAAACGAGGACACGCCTTGGGCGAAGAAAGCCCTACATCCTGCTTGGTGCGCCCTCAGCCGCACTGATGTTCGCGCTCATTCCTGTGGCGAGGGAGTACGGAAGTCTGGCCCTGTTCATGGGCACCATAATCTTCATGAACTTCTTCATGGCGCTCTTCCGCTCACCCGTCATCGCCTTCATGCCCGACATAACGCCGAGCGAGAAGAGGAGCCAGGCCAACGGTGTAATAAACTTCATGGGTGGTATTGGGGCGCTTTTGGCGTACTTCGGAGGTAAGGTGCTTTACGACATGAACTACGCCTATCCGTTCTTTGCCGGGGCTGCTGTGATGCTGCTCGCCAACCTCCTCGTGGTTCTCTTCGTTCCCGAGCCGGAGGAGTACCGCGTTCCGGGGGAGAGGATCAATCTGAGGAAGCTTCTCTCCGAGACATCGCACAAGAGCTTCGGCGAGTTGAAGGAAAATCTGAAGGATGTGTTCGCGAGCCACGAGAGGAGCCTGTTCTTCATTCTGCTTTCAATATTCCTCTGGTTCATTGCCTTCAACTCCATAGAGACCTTCTTCACGAGCTACGCGAAGTATCACCTCGGCATCGAGGAGAGCACGGGGGCCTTCCTGATGGGTGTCGTTTCCCTCAGCTTCATGCTCTTCGCGATTCCAGCGGGCCTCATAGGGGGAAGGATAGGGAGGAAGAAGACGATTACAACTGGGCTTGTAATGGTGAGTGCGGTCATGCTCCTCGCTTACCTCCTTGGAGAGGCCTCAAAGCCGGGAAGCAGCTCTCTGACGGATCCAGTAGTGCTCAAGTTCATGGTGCTCTTCTTCTTCGGCGGCGTCGGCTGGGCGCTAGTGAACGTCAACTCCCTTCCCATGGTCGTGGACATGACGACGGAGGAGAAGCTCGGTGGCTACACGGGACTCTACTACTTCTTCAGCCAGGCGGCAAACCTTGTGGCTCCACCTTTGGCGGGAGCCTTCCTCGATGTTATCGGATACAAAACGCTCCTGCCCTTCGCGGTAACGTTCTTCATCCTCTCGGCGGTGACGATGCAGTTCGTCAGGAGGGGTGACATAGTCGGGGTCAAAGGGGATGCCCTCGACTACGTACCTGACATGGATTGA
- a CDS encoding glycerophosphodiester phosphodiesterase family protein, with protein sequence MRALIFGHAGIRGGLENTLPAFGRALRYADGIEFDVRTTGDGKLVTHHDPGFHANGNFQRLREMSLAELRRLHPNGGIIPQVDYVFRAFPNALFNADVKEVETVDALLNAAGRYKAIERTVFSSERPEIIEGLLRECPDCRVGFSIVGYRSLSWIPRLKGLYSLHVPIDGLSYVGYGAFTTLLRAFRKRDLKIYLWNHAMDELRWVPRLLPFVDAVISDDPARLRKVFTGLGGKVLG encoded by the coding sequence ATGAGAGCGCTCATATTTGGACATGCAGGCATCAGGGGCGGTCTTGAGAACACGCTCCCTGCCTTCGGGAGGGCCCTCAGATACGCGGACGGGATAGAGTTTGACGTTAGAACCACGGGCGATGGGAAGCTCGTAACCCACCACGACCCGGGTTTCCATGCCAACGGGAACTTCCAGCGCCTAAGGGAGATGAGCCTCGCAGAGCTGAGGAGGCTTCACCCGAACGGGGGGATAATACCGCAGGTTGATTACGTATTCAGAGCTTTTCCCAATGCGCTGTTCAACGCCGACGTCAAGGAGGTTGAAACGGTTGATGCCCTTCTAAATGCTGCGGGAAGGTACAAGGCCATTGAAAGAACGGTTTTTTCCTCGGAGAGGCCCGAAATCATCGAAGGGCTCCTCCGCGAGTGCCCGGACTGCAGGGTCGGCTTCTCGATAGTCGGCTACCGCTCCCTCTCATGGATTCCACGGCTGAAGGGCCTCTACTCACTCCACGTTCCGATAGACGGCCTCTCCTACGTGGGGTACGGGGCGTTCACGACGCTCCTGCGCGCCTTCAGAAAGCGCGACCTTAAGATATACCTCTGGAACCACGCCATGGACGAGCTCCGCTGGGTCCCCAGGCTTCTACCCTTCGTTGATGCGGTTATCTCCGATGACCCCGCACGACTGAGAAAGGTTTTTACGGGATTGGGGGGCAAAGTATTGGGGTGA
- a CDS encoding glycerophosphodiester phosphodiesterase family protein, which yields MIVLADKRIFVLGHRGYSAKYPENTLLAFRKAIEAGADGVELDVWLTRDGEVVVIHDETVDRTSNGSGKVKEMTLDELKSLDFGNGERIPTLEEVFEALPEDAIINVELKDADAAEKAADIIKSHNPSRVIVSSFLIDALREYRKYDRETRMGLLIDREKVLSQLPALIGELSLWSINPPIDAMALLGVEKTVGALQMAKGAGLKVVLWSLNDESYYANDNLVRLGGLFDGVIVNDVERMVDYLRKLGLR from the coding sequence GTGATCGTGTTGGCGGATAAGAGAATCTTCGTGCTCGGCCACAGGGGCTACTCGGCGAAGTATCCCGAGAACACCCTCCTTGCCTTTAGGAAGGCCATCGAGGCAGGCGCCGATGGCGTTGAGCTCGACGTCTGGCTCACGAGGGATGGTGAGGTCGTGGTGATCCACGATGAGACCGTTGACAGAACGAGCAACGGGAGCGGTAAGGTCAAGGAGATGACGCTCGATGAGCTCAAGTCCCTGGACTTCGGAAACGGGGAGAGAATCCCGACGCTGGAGGAGGTCTTCGAGGCCCTTCCCGAGGATGCCATAATCAACGTCGAGCTCAAGGATGCTGACGCCGCCGAGAAGGCCGCGGACATCATCAAAAGCCACAACCCGTCGAGGGTCATTGTATCATCCTTCCTCATAGATGCTCTGCGGGAGTACAGGAAGTACGATAGGGAGACCAGAATGGGGCTCCTCATCGACAGGGAGAAAGTCCTCTCACAGCTTCCGGCCCTCATCGGGGAGCTGTCCCTCTGGTCCATCAACCCTCCGATCGATGCGATGGCTCTCCTCGGCGTGGAGAAGACTGTCGGTGCTCTCCAGATGGCCAAAGGAGCTGGTCTTAAGGTCGTTCTCTGGTCATTGAACGACGAGAGCTACTACGCCAACGACAACCTCGTTAGGCTCGGCGGGCTCTTTGATGGAGTGATAGTCAACGACGTTGAGCGGATGGTTGATTACTTAAGGAAGCTCGGACTCAGGTGA
- the glpK gene encoding glycerol kinase GlpK — translation MEKFILSLDEGTTSARAIIFDRESNIHGIGQYEFPQHYPKPGWVEHNPEEIWDAQLRAIKTAIERAKIEPSQIAAIGVTNQRETTLVWDREGRPLHNAIVWQCRRTAEMVEEIKREYGTVIKEKTGLVPDAYFSASKLKWLLDNVPGLRAKAEKGEVMFGTVDTFLIYRLTGQHVTDYSNASRTMLFNIKRLDWDDELLELFGIPEAILPEVKESSEIYGHTRRELLGAEIPVSGDAGDQQAALFGQAAFETGMVKATYGTGSFILANTGKMVRFSENLLTTIAWGLNGRVNYALEGSVFVTGAAVQWLRDGIKIIKHASETEELARKLESNEGVYFVPAFVGLGAPYWDQFARGLIIGITRGTGREHLARATLEAIAYLTRDVVEEMEKLVGIKELRVDGGATSNDFLMGFQADILNRRVVRPVVKETTALGAAYLAGLAVDYWEGLEEIKSLWKAEKVFEPKMDEETRERLYRGWKEAVKRAMGWAKVVGTMQ, via the coding sequence ATGGAGAAGTTCATCCTATCTCTCGACGAGGGAACCACCTCGGCGAGGGCAATAATCTTCGACAGGGAGAGCAACATCCACGGAATAGGCCAGTACGAGTTTCCCCAGCACTACCCAAAGCCGGGATGGGTCGAGCACAATCCAGAGGAGATATGGGACGCTCAGCTCAGGGCGATAAAGACCGCAATTGAGAGGGCTAAAATCGAGCCGAGCCAGATAGCGGCCATTGGAGTCACCAACCAGCGCGAGACGACGCTCGTGTGGGACAGAGAGGGAAGGCCCCTCCACAACGCCATAGTCTGGCAGTGCAGGAGAACGGCCGAGATGGTGGAGGAGATAAAGCGCGAGTACGGGACGGTGATAAAGGAGAAGACGGGCCTCGTTCCCGATGCCTACTTCTCGGCCTCAAAGCTCAAATGGCTCCTCGACAACGTTCCGGGTTTGAGGGCAAAGGCCGAGAAAGGCGAGGTGATGTTCGGAACGGTGGATACCTTCCTCATCTACCGCTTAACTGGACAGCACGTTACTGACTACTCCAACGCCTCGAGGACGATGCTCTTCAACATAAAGAGGCTCGACTGGGACGATGAGCTCCTCGAGCTCTTCGGCATACCCGAGGCCATCCTCCCGGAGGTTAAGGAATCCAGCGAAATCTACGGCCACACGAGGAGGGAGCTCCTCGGCGCGGAAATCCCGGTGAGCGGAGACGCCGGAGACCAGCAGGCCGCCCTCTTTGGACAGGCCGCCTTCGAGACGGGAATGGTCAAGGCCACCTACGGCACCGGAAGCTTCATCCTTGCCAATACCGGTAAGATGGTACGCTTCTCCGAAAACCTCCTCACAACGATAGCGTGGGGTCTCAACGGAAGGGTAAACTACGCCCTTGAGGGGAGCGTCTTCGTAACCGGAGCCGCCGTCCAGTGGCTCAGGGACGGAATAAAGATAATCAAGCACGCCTCCGAGACGGAGGAGCTCGCCAGGAAGCTTGAGAGCAACGAGGGGGTTTACTTCGTCCCGGCCTTCGTCGGCCTTGGAGCGCCCTACTGGGACCAGTTCGCGCGCGGGCTGATAATCGGCATAACCCGCGGCACCGGCAGGGAGCACCTCGCGAGGGCCACGCTTGAGGCGATAGCGTATCTCACGAGGGACGTCGTCGAGGAGATGGAGAAGCTCGTTGGAATAAAGGAGCTCCGCGTTGATGGAGGGGCCACTTCAAACGACTTCCTGATGGGCTTCCAGGCGGACATACTCAACAGGCGCGTCGTGAGGCCCGTCGTGAAGGAGACGACGGCACTGGGTGCGGCCTACCTCGCTGGACTGGCCGTGGATTATTGGGAGGGCCTCGAGGAGATAAAGAGCCTCTGGAAGGCGGAGAAGGTCTTCGAGCCCAAGATGGACGAGGAAACGCGGGAGAGGCTCTACCGGGGCTGGAAGGAAGCTGTGAAGAGGGCCATGGGCTGGGCGAAGGTCGTGGGGACTATGCAGTAG
- a CDS encoding NAD(P)/FAD-dependent oxidoreductase, whose amino-acid sequence MRTKVAIIGAGISGASIARVLSRYENLEVHLIEKAPDVGWGVSKANTALIHGGYDDEPNKYPTRARLCVKGNRLWHRWVKELEIPHVWNGALIVATKEKDFDTLERLLERGHKNGVPEMRIVDGKELFHLEPGLTREAIGALWVPTVGQIGPIPAVIALVENAVANGVKTHLETEVTGIKVENGEVKGVETNNGFIEAEVVINAAGLYADEIARMAGIDYFEIHPRKGEYWIFDEGIPGPRRVLFPTPTPISKGIVVTTEISGHLMIGPNAQDLPREEKEDFATTEEGLEQVWEGAKKLWPNLPQRSKVIRTFAGLRPEPTGGDFIIKAEKEVWGFINVAGIRSPGLTSAPAIAYEVKDIIQRDLGIKLVEKEKWNPYRKEITHFFMLLPEKANELIKGNPSYGKIVCRCNNVSEGDILEAIERMKFIGVKTPSVDSVKFRTKATTGTCQGSFCRPRIVQLLAREYGVKPWEVTLKGRGSEIGIGDVKALLRGDEA is encoded by the coding sequence ATGCGGACCAAGGTGGCCATAATTGGCGCTGGGATAAGCGGCGCGAGCATAGCGCGCGTTTTAAGTAGATACGAGAACCTTGAGGTTCACCTCATCGAGAAGGCACCGGACGTTGGCTGGGGCGTGAGCAAGGCCAACACCGCCCTCATCCACGGGGGCTACGACGATGAGCCGAACAAGTATCCAACGAGGGCCAGGCTCTGCGTTAAGGGGAACAGACTCTGGCACCGGTGGGTGAAGGAGCTCGAAATTCCCCACGTCTGGAACGGTGCCCTGATAGTGGCCACAAAGGAGAAGGACTTTGACACCCTGGAGAGGCTTTTGGAGCGCGGTCATAAAAACGGCGTCCCCGAGATGAGGATAGTTGATGGGAAGGAGCTCTTCCACCTCGAGCCGGGCCTCACGAGGGAAGCCATAGGCGCACTCTGGGTTCCGACGGTCGGACAGATAGGCCCGATTCCAGCCGTTATAGCCCTCGTCGAGAACGCGGTAGCAAACGGCGTCAAAACCCATCTTGAGACAGAAGTTACCGGCATAAAAGTGGAGAACGGCGAGGTAAAGGGCGTCGAAACCAACAACGGCTTCATAGAGGCGGAGGTAGTTATCAATGCCGCCGGCCTCTACGCCGACGAGATTGCCAGAATGGCCGGAATAGACTACTTCGAGATACACCCGAGGAAAGGTGAATACTGGATCTTCGACGAGGGCATTCCCGGCCCGAGGAGGGTTCTCTTCCCCACGCCAACGCCAATAAGCAAGGGGATCGTCGTGACGACGGAGATAAGCGGCCACCTCATGATAGGCCCCAACGCCCAGGACCTTCCGCGCGAGGAGAAGGAGGACTTCGCCACCACAGAGGAGGGCCTCGAACAGGTCTGGGAAGGGGCTAAGAAGCTCTGGCCAAACCTCCCTCAGAGGAGCAAGGTGATAAGGACCTTCGCAGGTTTAAGGCCCGAGCCCACAGGAGGGGACTTCATAATAAAGGCTGAGAAGGAGGTGTGGGGCTTCATAAACGTCGCGGGAATACGCTCTCCCGGACTGACGAGCGCTCCAGCTATAGCCTACGAGGTGAAGGACATAATCCAGCGTGACCTTGGAATCAAGCTTGTTGAGAAGGAGAAGTGGAACCCCTACAGGAAGGAGATAACCCACTTCTTCATGCTCCTGCCGGAGAAGGCGAACGAGCTGATAAAGGGGAACCCGTCCTACGGAAAGATAGTCTGCAGGTGCAACAACGTCAGCGAGGGAGACATCCTCGAGGCCATAGAGAGGATGAAGTTCATAGGCGTTAAGACCCCGAGCGTTGATTCCGTAAAGTTTAGAACGAAGGCCACGACCGGGACATGCCAGGGAAGCTTCTGCAGGCCGAGGATCGTACAGCTTTTGGCCAGGGAGTACGGCGTCAAGCCCTGGGAGGTAACCCTCAAGGGAAGGGGAAGTGAGATTGGAATAGGCGACGTTAAGGCCCTTCTCAGGGGGGATGAGGCATGA